From the Malus domestica chromosome 17, GDT2T_hap1 genome, one window contains:
- the LOC139193636 gene encoding uncharacterized protein — protein sequence MVIVSQLQILQSSITSLISSVSTSVAMKLDDTNYLTWHFQMQLLLEGFGIMGFVDGSTPCPPRFSDVISGDSEVVSGCSTAQVEYDAYKIWKMHDRALMQLISATLLAPAISCAIGSISSLDLWTHLKDQFSTVSRTSIFQMKYELQTIKKGNDSVTLYLQRIKEARDYLSAAGVYFEDDDIVILTLTGLPSEFNTIRSVIRGRDTVISLKDLRSQLLAEEAMLENMNAAPVLTDLVAQQSGFPSKNSGGFSSQHPNSNYQYNSSRGFNNKNKGRDRFNSNNRNSNNSADFCFQKNSNVSMTAMYAHTNSGPQSTTSQSSIPSQQVWLTYSGATNHMTTELQNLSLAILYPSNETIQAANGEGQNHMEDTYKRLCSNGVYPIISPTSSASSKRAYAATYLGQQINSRLWHNRLVPNNDNVMVVPSVSSPSLMQSSSSQFAPNNSLDIRSHLITTNSLSNGSSLSMPSATSSSHTLTGDLNEVVPITSTADQSLSSSISVVPEFQPDQLQVVIYVPSFNLHPMQTRSKSGISKKIAFMSMIHEHGGADLTKVEPATYKFSLTSFVWCEAMKEELSALHNQGTWFLVPLPPHKNLVGCKWVFKIKKNVDGSIGRYKARLVAKGFNKKEGIDYGETFSPVVKPTTVRLVIVLAAHYG from the exons ATGGTGATCGTCTCTCAGTTGCAAATCTTGCAATCGTCTATTACATCTCTTATTTCCTCTGTTTCTACGTCCGTAGCCATGAAGTTGGACGATACCAATTACTTGACTTGGCATTTTCAGATGCAGCTTTTGTTGGAAGGTTTTGGCATTATGGGGTTTGTTGATGGGTCTACTCCTTGTCCTCCTCGATTTTCTGATGTGATTTCTGGGGATTCTGAAGTTGTTTCTGGTTGTTCTACTGCACAAGTTGAATATGATGCATACAAGATTTGGAAAATGCATGACAGAGCATTGATGCAGCTCATTTCTGCAACTCTTTTGGCTCCTGCAATTTCTTGTGCAATAGGGAGTATCAGTTCTTTGGATTTATGGACTCATCTGAAAGACCAATTTTCCACAGTTTCTCGAACCAGCATTTTCCAAATGAAATATGAGCTACAAACTATCAAGAAAGGTAATGATTCCGTCACTTTGTATCTTCAAAGGATTAAGGAGGCTCGAGATTATTTGTCTGCTGCTGGTGTCTATTTTGAGGATGATGATATTGTAATTCTTACGTTAACTGGTTTACCTTCTGAGTTCAATACCATTCGGTCAGTCATTAGGGGTCGAGATACTGTTATTTCATTAAAAGATCTTCGTTCTCAACTACTTGCTGAAGAAGCAATGCTTGAAAATATGAATGCTGCCCCTGTGCTTACTGATTTGGTTGCTCAACAGTCTGGTTTTCCTTCAAAGAATTCTGGTGGTTTTTCATCTCAGCATCCTAACTCAAACTATCAGTATAATAGTTCTCGAGGTTTCAATAACAAGAATAAAGGCAGGGATCGGTTTAATTCTAATAACAG GAATTCTAACAATAGTGCTGATTTTTGCTTCCAGAAGAATTCTAATGTTTCAATGACTGCCATGTATGCTCACACCAACTCTGGTCCTCAGTCTACTACTTCCCAGTCATCTATTCCATCTCAGCAAGTTTGGCTCACTTACTCGGGAGCAACAAACCACATGACAACTGAGTTGCAAAATCTGTCTCTTGCAATTCTTTATCCATCCAATGAGACTATACAAGCtgctaatggtgaag GACAAAACCACATGGAGGATACCTACAAAAGGCTGTGCAGTAATGGGGTGTATCCGATTATCTCACCAACATCCAGTGCTTCTTCAAAACGTGCCTATGCTGCTACTTACCTTGGACAACAAATTAACTCAAGATTATGGCATAACAGACTAG TACCAAACAATGATAATGTGATGGTTGTGCCTTCTGTTTCTTCTCCTAGTCTGATGCAGTCTAGTTCCTCACAGTTTGCTCCAAATAATTCATTAGACATTAGGAGTCACCTTATCACTACCAATAGTTTGTCCAATGGATCTAGTTTGTCTATGCCATCTGCAACATCAAGTTCCCATACTCTCACTGGTGATCTCAATGAAGTTGTACCCATTACTAGCACTGCAGATCAGTCATTATCCTCTTCTATCTCTGTGGTACCTGAATTCCAGCCTGACCAACTCCAAGTAGTCATATATGTtccatcatttaatttgcatcCAATGCAAACTAGATCGAAGAGTGGTATTTCTAAGAAGATTGCATTCATGTCTATGATACATGAACATGGAGGGGCTGATCTCACTAAAGTAGAGCCTGCTACCTATAAATTTTCTTTGACATCTTTTGTGTGGTGTGAAGCGATGAAAGAAGAACTCTCAGCCCTACATAATCAAGGTACTTGGTTCTTGGTACCTCTTCCTCCTCACAAAAATTTAGTGGGCtgtaaatgggtgttcaaaataaagaagaatgttgATGGATCTATAGGAAGATACAAGGCCAGATTAGTTGCCAAGGGGTTTAATAAAAAAGAAGGTATCGATTATGGGGAGACTTTCAGCCCTGTGGTTAAACCAACCACTGTGAGACTAGTTATTGTTTTGGCTGCACACTATGGCTAG